The following proteins come from a genomic window of Streptomyces sp. GS7:
- a CDS encoding polysaccharide pyruvyl transferase family protein: protein MTSADETPVRVGVFGLLGSGNLGNDGSLEALLGYLRAEHPEAVVDALCGGPEVVATRYRIPATRLHWYRGEYRTASRAGAIAAKGLGKLVDAVRTAAWVRRHDVVIVPGMGVLEATLPLRPWGFPYSLFLLCATGRLFGTRVALVGVGAAPIGNRPTRALVRWSARLATYRSYRDAPSRDAMREMGVDTARDEVYPDLAFALPTPRASGPDKNPVPPGPVCVGVMAFHGGNDDRARAEEIHRRYLDGTTRFVRTLVEDGRPVRLLTGDECDGPVVAAILGAVDSPLVTAAQACSLADLMREMAGADTVVATRYHNLVCALKAGTPTLALSYAAKSDALMAQMGLGAYCHPAREVDADRLLEQFRALERRSVELRRTLTERNLVATRRLGHQFTDLTAALFPAADHAHDHALREAP from the coding sequence ATGACGTCTGCGGACGAAACTCCGGTGCGCGTCGGGGTGTTCGGCCTGCTCGGCTCCGGCAATCTCGGCAACGACGGGTCGCTGGAGGCTCTGCTCGGATACCTCCGCGCCGAGCACCCGGAGGCGGTCGTGGACGCGCTGTGCGGCGGACCCGAGGTCGTCGCGACCCGGTACCGGATCCCCGCGACGCGGCTGCACTGGTACCGCGGGGAATACCGCACCGCGTCGCGTGCGGGCGCGATCGCGGCGAAGGGTCTGGGCAAACTCGTCGACGCCGTCCGCACCGCTGCCTGGGTGCGCCGGCACGACGTGGTGATCGTGCCGGGCATGGGCGTCCTGGAGGCCACGCTGCCGCTGCGGCCGTGGGGCTTCCCGTACTCGCTGTTCCTGCTCTGCGCGACAGGGCGGCTGTTCGGCACCCGGGTCGCGCTGGTCGGCGTCGGCGCCGCCCCGATCGGCAACCGGCCGACCCGGGCCCTGGTGCGCTGGTCGGCGCGGCTGGCCACCTACCGGTCGTACCGGGACGCCCCGTCCCGCGACGCGATGCGGGAGATGGGCGTGGACACCGCGCGCGACGAGGTCTACCCGGACCTCGCCTTCGCCCTGCCGACGCCGCGGGCGAGTGGACCCGACAAGAACCCCGTCCCGCCGGGCCCGGTCTGCGTCGGCGTCATGGCCTTCCACGGCGGCAACGACGACCGCGCCCGGGCCGAGGAGATCCACCGGCGCTACCTCGACGGGACAACTCGCTTCGTCCGCACGCTGGTCGAGGACGGCAGGCCGGTCCGGCTGCTCACCGGCGACGAGTGCGACGGGCCGGTGGTCGCCGCGATCCTCGGCGCGGTGGACTCGCCGCTGGTCACCGCCGCCCAGGCGTGCTCGCTGGCCGACCTGATGAGGGAGATGGCGGGTGCCGACACCGTGGTGGCGACCCGCTACCACAACCTGGTCTGCGCGCTGAAGGCCGGTACGCCGACGCTCGCACTCAGCTATGCGGCGAAGAGCGACGCGCTCATGGCTCAGATGGGTCTCGGCGCGTACTGCCACCCGGCCCGCGAGGTCGACGCCGACCGGTTGTTGGAGCAGTTCCGGGCGCTGGAGCGGCGATCGGTGGAGCTGCGGCGGACCCTCACCGAGCGGAACCTGGTCGCCACCCGGCGACTTGGGCACCAATTCACCGACTTGACCGCGGCCCTGTTCCCGGCGGCCGACCACGCCCACGACCACGCCTTGCGGGAGGCTCCATGA
- the rfbC gene encoding dTDP-4-dehydrorhamnose 3,5-epimerase — protein MKATEVPAIAGAYLFEPTPYADERGFFCRTFDADVVRSVGLDPDAFVQDSVSRSVRGVLRGLHLRSGAGEAKLVRCSYGRIFDVVVDLRTDSPTYRNRAFFELSGETQVTLYIPAGCAHGFQALTETADISYRIDRPHDPAEDVTIAFDDPELAVPWPLPVTSMSQRDREAPSLAKVLQHTES, from the coding sequence ATGAAAGCGACCGAAGTCCCGGCGATCGCCGGCGCGTACCTGTTCGAGCCGACGCCGTACGCCGACGAGCGCGGCTTCTTCTGCCGCACCTTCGACGCCGACGTGGTCCGCTCGGTGGGCCTCGACCCGGACGCCTTCGTCCAGGACAGCGTGTCCCGTTCGGTCCGGGGCGTGCTGCGCGGCCTGCACCTGCGCTCCGGCGCCGGCGAGGCCAAGCTGGTGCGGTGCTCGTACGGGAGGATCTTCGACGTCGTCGTGGACCTGCGGACGGACTCGCCGACCTACCGCAACCGGGCCTTCTTCGAGCTGTCCGGCGAGACGCAGGTGACCCTGTACATCCCGGCGGGGTGCGCGCACGGCTTCCAGGCACTGACCGAAACCGCCGACATCTCGTACCGGATCGACCGCCCGCACGATCCGGCCGAGGACGTGACGATCGCCTTCGACGACCCGGAGCTCGCCGTTCCCTGGCCGCTGCCGGTCACATCGATGTCCCAGCGGGACCGGGAGGCGCCGAGCCTCGCCAAGGTCCTTCAGCACACGGAGAGTTGA